A section of the Nitrospirota bacterium genome encodes:
- a CDS encoding DUF255 domain-containing protein: MAKRLLSHAIMLGIFIIVLAHQTSFASDFRFSPRPNTAHLVQWRTWGKEALGEARNRNRPILLSLSAVWCHWCHVMDETTYSDEAVIRYINDHFIPIRVDADLRPDIDGLYNQGGWPSTVFLTPEGEVISGGNYIPVDAMRTRMEQVVEVFTNDKGRISKRIEAFRERRSSPVFSEGEFRSADVIDNIIQKTKNSFDEEHGGFGSGQKFPSPPTLDLLLSIFVKTNDREVKKVMTATLDHMAAGEIHDRVEGGFFRYATEPDWSKPHYEKMLDVNAGLIRNYADAGRVFGREDYRRIADQTIRYVRASLFDRRSGAFYGSQDADEEYYRRHDRKGLKIPGIDRTVYADSSALMITSLAAASSSTGNGDYLAMAKQGADFLLDRLYSVDQGVFHSYHDGHRALSGQLLDNALVGSALLDLYELTAEKRYRAIATALGVLILRKFFDPKAGAFKPNLGTTGAEPVTAGIMADVSRPAANYRALQFLGRLHHLNRDKEMKLVVEKVAAIFSGEYKRYPPYSALYGNAVLWVNEDIPEITIMAEKPHFGPYLRALQGVFFPLKTVRYLSLSDDEQEIKALGYPMQEAAYVCRGKRCSAPVRKPGRLKDELGLVVQQGGVP, from the coding sequence ATGGCGAAACGCCTGTTATCGCACGCCATTATGCTCGGGATCTTCATCATCGTGCTTGCTCATCAGACGTCCTTTGCCTCGGATTTCCGGTTCTCGCCAAGACCTAACACGGCTCATCTGGTCCAGTGGAGAACCTGGGGCAAGGAAGCACTGGGCGAAGCGCGGAACAGGAACAGGCCGATCCTGCTCTCCCTCAGCGCGGTCTGGTGCCACTGGTGCCACGTGATGGATGAGACAACGTACTCCGATGAGGCGGTTATTCGGTATATCAACGACCACTTCATACCCATCAGGGTCGATGCGGACCTGCGGCCCGACATCGACGGCCTGTACAACCAGGGAGGCTGGCCGAGCACGGTCTTCCTCACGCCTGAGGGCGAGGTGATCTCGGGCGGCAATTACATCCCTGTCGATGCAATGAGGACGCGCATGGAACAGGTGGTGGAGGTCTTCACGAATGACAAGGGGAGGATCTCGAAGAGGATCGAAGCCTTCCGGGAGAGGCGATCGTCGCCGGTATTCAGCGAAGGAGAATTCCGGAGCGCCGATGTCATCGACAATATCATCCAGAAAACGAAGAACTCCTTCGATGAAGAGCACGGCGGTTTCGGTTCAGGCCAGAAGTTCCCAAGCCCCCCGACGCTGGACCTGTTGCTTTCGATCTTCGTGAAGACCAACGATCGGGAAGTCAAAAAAGTAATGACAGCGACCCTGGATCACATGGCTGCGGGAGAGATCCATGACCGCGTAGAGGGCGGGTTCTTCCGGTATGCAACGGAGCCGGATTGGAGCAAGCCTCACTATGAGAAGATGCTCGACGTGAACGCCGGGCTCATCAGGAACTACGCGGATGCAGGGCGTGTCTTTGGCCGGGAGGATTACCGCCGCATCGCGGACCAGACCATTCGCTATGTCAGGGCCAGCCTCTTTGACCGGAGATCAGGGGCTTTCTATGGCAGTCAGGACGCCGATGAGGAATACTACCGGCGCCATGACCGGAAGGGCCTGAAAATTCCCGGGATAGACAGGACCGTATATGCTGATTCCTCTGCGCTTATGATCACCTCGCTAGCAGCGGCCTCGTCATCGACGGGGAATGGCGACTATCTGGCAATGGCGAAGCAGGGCGCTGACTTCCTGCTCGACAGGCTGTATTCCGTTGACCAGGGGGTCTTTCACTCGTACCATGACGGTCACCGGGCATTGTCCGGACAGCTTCTGGACAATGCTCTCGTCGGTTCCGCACTGCTCGACCTGTACGAACTGACCGCGGAAAAACGATATCGTGCGATTGCGACCGCGCTGGGAGTCCTGATCCTGCGGAAATTTTTCGATCCCAAGGCAGGGGCATTCAAACCGAACCTCGGGACGACGGGCGCGGAGCCGGTCACTGCAGGCATCATGGCGGACGTGAGCCGGCCGGCCGCCAATTACCGCGCCCTCCAGTTCCTCGGCAGGCTGCACCATCTGAACAGGGACAAAGAAATGAAGCTCGTGGTCGAAAAGGTTGCCGCGATCTTTTCCGGCGAATACAAGCGGTATCCTCCATACTCCGCGCTCTACGGCAACGCGGTCCTGTGGGTGAATGAAGACATCCCGGAGATCACCATCATGGCGGAGAAGCCACATTTCGGGCCCTACCTGAGGGCATTACAAGGGGTGTTTTTCCCGCTCAAGACTGTTCGGTATCTGTCGCTCTCCGATGATGAGCAGGAGATAAAGGCACTGGGATATCCTATGCAGGAAGCGGCCTATGTCTGCCGGGGAAAACGATGCTCTGCTCCCGTCAGGAAACCCGGGAGGCTCAAGGATGAGCTGGGGCTGGTCGTGCAGCAGGGGGGCGTACCGTGA
- a CDS encoding (deoxy)nucleoside triphosphate pyrophosphohydrolase: MKSIHVACAIIEHDGRVLCTQRSEIMSLPLKWEFPGGKIKEGETPEECLKRELREELDVEITVGRALTLTTHRYPEFTVTLYPFLCTIISGTITLHEHAALAWMRPEEMPKLDWAEADWPVIEEYRKRNLT; the protein is encoded by the coding sequence GTGAAGAGCATTCACGTGGCCTGCGCGATCATAGAGCATGACGGAAGGGTACTCTGCACCCAGCGAAGCGAGATCATGAGCCTGCCCCTGAAATGGGAGTTCCCGGGCGGAAAGATCAAGGAAGGAGAAACGCCCGAGGAATGCCTCAAGCGGGAATTGCGCGAAGAACTGGATGTGGAGATCACTGTCGGCCGGGCGCTCACCCTGACGACTCATCGGTATCCGGAGTTCACGGTCACGCTCTATCCCTTCCTCTGCACGATCATCTCGGGAACGATCACGCTGCATGAGCACGCGGCGCTCGCCTGGATGCGCCCGGAGGAAATGCCTAAGCTGGACTGGGCTGAAGCGGACTGGCCGGTGATCGAGGAATACCGGAAAAGAAACCTGACATAG
- the hisG gene encoding ATP phosphoribosyltransferase, whose product MPKKAKVISPKTVVAPVAPKLKLGLPKGSLQESTFKLFGKAGYRIQVSSRSYYPSIDDADIECIMVRAQEMARYVDNGIFDVGLTGKDWILEQNADVVEVAELRYAKGGLNPVRWVVAVPEDSPIKTIKELKGKRIATELVGYTKRYLKSKGVTADIEFSWGATEVKPPKLADAIVELTETGSSLKANKLRIVETMLESTTRLIANRKAWADPWKRKKIENMAMLLQGALAAEEKVGLKMNVPKKALKEICGILPAMHSPTISHQADPEWVSLEVMLDEKQARNLIPRLKRRGASGIIEYPLNKVIP is encoded by the coding sequence ATGCCGAAAAAAGCGAAAGTAATATCACCGAAAACCGTGGTTGCGCCAGTTGCTCCCAAGCTCAAGCTCGGCCTCCCCAAGGGGAGCCTCCAGGAATCGACGTTCAAGCTCTTCGGCAAGGCCGGCTACCGCATCCAGGTGAGCTCGCGGAGCTACTACCCGAGCATCGACGACGCGGACATAGAATGCATCATGGTCCGCGCCCAGGAGATGGCCCGGTACGTGGACAACGGGATCTTCGACGTGGGCCTCACCGGCAAGGACTGGATCCTGGAGCAGAACGCCGACGTTGTCGAAGTCGCCGAGCTGCGCTACGCCAAAGGCGGGCTGAACCCGGTGCGCTGGGTCGTGGCCGTGCCCGAGGACTCGCCTATCAAGACCATCAAGGAGCTGAAGGGCAAGCGTATCGCCACCGAGCTCGTGGGGTATACGAAGCGCTACCTCAAATCCAAGGGCGTGACCGCCGATATCGAGTTCTCCTGGGGCGCCACGGAAGTGAAGCCGCCGAAGCTCGCCGACGCCATCGTGGAGCTGACCGAGACCGGCAGCTCGCTCAAGGCGAACAAGCTCAGGATCGTGGAGACGATGCTCGAGTCCACCACGCGGCTCATCGCGAACAGGAAGGCCTGGGCGGATCCCTGGAAGCGGAAAAAGATCGAGAACATGGCCATGCTGCTCCAGGGAGCGCTCGCTGCCGAGGAGAAGGTCGGCCTCAAGATGAACGTGCCGAAGAAGGCGCTCAAGGAGATATGCGGCATCCTCCCGGCGATGCACTCGCCGACGATCTCCCACCAGGCCGACCCCGAGTGGGTGAGCCTCGAGGTCATGCTTGACGAGAAGCAGGCCCGGAACCTCATCCCCCGGCTCAAGCGCCGGGGAGCCTCGGGGATCATCGAGTATCCCCTGAACAAAGTCATCCCGTAA